In the Moraxella osloensis genome, one interval contains:
- a CDS encoding ATP-binding protein has translation MANLSRQIVFSDFLSHALLAMLERVIAYLLDIIGQSVSVKKIADTLTSAGTKANSTSIDNYIGLLKESFIFYEANRYDIRGKARLKTGAKYYVVDTGLRNTVLGQVGNLGSQLENIIFMELKRRGYEVFVGKLDSEEIDFVCFRGEEKEYFQVAYQLPVDSDREQRNLLHITDNYKKTIITLNRMDVGVIEGIQVVHAVDWLLVDS, from the coding sequence TTGGCTAACCTTAGCCGTCAGATCGTATTCAGCGATTTCTTGAGTCATGCCTTGTTGGCGATGCTTGAACGGGTGATTGCCTATTTACTCGATATTATCGGGCAGTCAGTGTCGGTAAAAAAAATAGCTGATACACTGACATCGGCAGGGACAAAGGCCAATTCCACTAGTATTGATAATTATATTGGCTTGTTAAAAGAGTCGTTTATTTTTTATGAAGCCAATCGTTATGATATTCGAGGCAAAGCACGACTAAAAACGGGAGCAAAGTATTATGTAGTAGATACAGGGTTAAGAAATACGGTATTGGGTCAAGTCGGAAATTTAGGGTCTCAGCTCGAGAATATCATCTTTATGGAATTAAAACGCCGTGGCTATGAAGTATTTGTGGGTAAACTGGATAGTGAAGAGATTGATTTTGTGTGTTTTCGTGGTGAAGAAAAGGAATATTTTCAGGTGGCATATCAGTTACCTGTCGATAGCGACCGTGAACAGCGTAACCTCCTGCATATTACGGATAATTATAAAAAGACGATTATTACCCTAAATCGTATGGACGTGGGGGTGATTGAAGGGATTCAAGTGGTTCATGCGGTGGATTGGTTATTGGTAGATAGTTAG
- a CDS encoding ParA family protein, whose amino-acid sequence MINKNTKIIAVANHKGGCGKTTTVVNLAAELAKLGSSVLVIDLDPQANASLHIGKEHPSEVSVTIAELLLSEPEKLPLAIHEDTYLEGVSLIYGSLALGMTEDKLKEDTPRPSEELRDKISPLIGLYDVILIDCPPSLKLLTSNALAAATDLIIPIESGSQYGMYGVTDLTRHLQKIHRINPNLNLLGALLIRHDERQTVCKLIESSAKEQIGKLIPVKIPTSTKINQAAMAQTSIQKIDRSSKVAREFRKLAVWVANELYLKTDNSDVKLDATEGVNDE is encoded by the coding sequence ATGATAAATAAAAACACTAAGATAATAGCCGTTGCTAACCATAAGGGCGGCTGTGGCAAAACGACGACCGTGGTTAATCTTGCAGCGGAACTCGCTAAACTCGGTTCATCCGTGCTTGTCATTGATCTTGACCCACAAGCCAACGCTAGCCTACACATCGGAAAAGAACACCCTAGTGAAGTCAGTGTGACTATTGCAGAATTACTATTGTCAGAACCCGAGAAGTTACCCCTTGCAATTCATGAAGATACTTATCTTGAAGGGGTATCTTTAATTTACGGTTCTTTAGCACTGGGCATGACAGAAGATAAGCTAAAAGAAGACACACCGCGTCCTTCTGAAGAGTTGCGTGACAAAATATCACCACTTATAGGTTTGTATGATGTTATTTTGATTGATTGTCCACCCAGTCTTAAACTTTTGACCAGTAATGCTTTAGCAGCTGCGACCGATTTAATTATACCAATAGAATCGGGATCACAGTACGGTATGTATGGCGTGACTGACTTAACACGTCACCTACAAAAGATTCATCGAATAAATCCTAATCTGAACTTACTGGGTGCATTACTGATTCGTCATGATGAACGTCAAACCGTCTGTAAACTGATTGAAAGCTCAGCCAAAGAACAAATTGGAAAGCTTATTCCAGTTAAGATTCCAACCAGTACCAAAATTAACCAAGCTGCCATGGCGCAGACCAGCATTCAGAAAATCGACCGTTCCTCCAAAGTCGCCCGCGAATTTCGTAAATTAGCTGTTTGGGTAGCAAATGAGCTATACCTCAAAACAGATAATTCTGATGTAAAACTCGATGCTACTGAAGGAGTTAATGATGAGTAA
- a CDS encoding acetoacetate decarboxylase family protein, with product MIMNKNVNNKWHADPFFQQATHTRQMSQGQAQLPIKYFDASSLIAFFMVDYDKAVSVLDNPKLKVAKLIGNKALFSLAFYDYRELTDGEPYHEVASSMLVYPADQDTPAHPLVEMTLPPDRRNTGMWICDLRVTTEAAYRAGKELWGYPKFITDIDFNLNDKDFSSCVKHPENPQTSILSLSGTIGVSVTAPWADLVLYSRLNDALIRATADTRTLNGAKIATKGDLKLSVDLTNSHPMAQRLNNLDLNGATPFSVTFTDSLQLRLNEGVIF from the coding sequence ATGATAATGAATAAAAATGTGAATAATAAATGGCATGCTGACCCATTTTTTCAACAAGCCACCCACACAAGACAGATGTCTCAAGGTCAAGCTCAGCTGCCGATTAAGTACTTTGATGCGTCAAGCCTGATTGCTTTTTTTATGGTGGATTATGACAAAGCAGTCAGTGTATTGGACAATCCAAAGTTAAAGGTTGCCAAGCTTATAGGCAATAAAGCGCTATTTAGTCTAGCTTTCTATGATTATCGTGAATTAACTGATGGCGAGCCTTATCACGAAGTTGCATCAAGTATGCTTGTCTATCCTGCAGACCAAGACACACCCGCTCATCCATTGGTGGAAATGACATTACCACCAGATCGACGCAATACCGGTATGTGGATTTGTGATTTACGGGTAACCACTGAAGCTGCGTATCGTGCAGGTAAAGAATTATGGGGCTACCCCAAATTCATCACTGATATTGATTTTAATTTAAACGATAAGGATTTTAGTAGTTGTGTCAAACACCCAGAGAATCCTCAAACATCCATCTTGTCATTATCAGGTACGATCGGCGTCTCAGTTACTGCACCTTGGGCAGACTTAGTTTTATATTCAAGGTTAAATGATGCGTTAATACGGGCAACCGCAGATACACGTACATTAAATGGCGCTAAAATTGCCACTAAAGGCGATCTTAAGCTAAGTGTTGATTTAACAAACAGTCACCCCATGGCACAAAGACTCAATAACCTTGATTTAAATGGTGCGACGCCTTTTTCAGTCACCTTTACTGATAGCTTGCAATTACGTTTAAATGAAGGCGTCATTTTTTGA
- a CDS encoding ParB/RepB/Spo0J family partition protein, with the protein MSKDIKTLLAQKLADNNARHANANQSTYLDVGNELKRLPLDKIKSNPFQPRTVFDETEIANLAESIKEMGLLQPITVRETGLGDYELIAGERRFKAHELLGKTHIDAIVSRASDSEIAILSLAENASREDLCDYEIAQALRNIEKHFPNKSRLAEAVGLDRKEMYRYLAYHHLPTSFLNKVATKPKLLSRSAAYDIKQVLNQFKFSEQQTDEVLSRVWELLELGKLEQGRIAEFIQSESLKELKSQIYYPPVAAPDIKPILSGGKHIGKFHHKGKKYVVEINAKDLDEQQRIEIEQFIETLMTKNMSS; encoded by the coding sequence ATGAGTAAAGATATAAAAACATTATTGGCTCAAAAATTAGCTGATAACAACGCCCGTCATGCCAATGCCAACCAATCGACCTATTTAGATGTCGGTAATGAGTTAAAACGATTACCACTTGATAAAATCAAGTCTAATCCTTTTCAGCCCAGAACAGTATTTGATGAAACAGAAATCGCCAATCTTGCAGAATCTATCAAAGAAATGGGACTGCTTCAACCTATTACCGTACGAGAAACAGGCTTAGGCGATTATGAGCTGATTGCAGGGGAACGCCGTTTTAAGGCTCACGAACTTCTTGGCAAAACCCATATCGATGCGATTGTGTCACGAGCAAGCGATAGCGAGATTGCCATTTTATCACTCGCCGAAAATGCCAGTCGTGAAGATTTGTGCGATTATGAAATCGCTCAAGCACTGCGTAATATCGAGAAACATTTTCCCAATAAATCTCGTCTTGCTGAAGCTGTCGGTCTTGACCGCAAGGAAATGTACCGCTATCTTGCCTATCACCACTTACCAACATCATTTTTGAATAAAGTCGCTACCAAGCCAAAATTATTATCCCGCTCGGCAGCGTATGACATTAAGCAGGTATTGAATCAATTCAAGTTTTCTGAACAACAAACCGATGAAGTTCTAAGTCGTGTTTGGGAGTTACTAGAGTTAGGTAAGTTGGAGCAAGGCAGAATTGCAGAATTTATTCAAAGCGAGTCTTTAAAAGAACTTAAATCACAAATTTATTATCCACCAGTTGCCGCACCTGACATCAAACCGATTTTATCAGGAGGTAAACACATTGGAAAATTTCATCATAAAGGCAAAAAGTATGTGGTCGAAATCAATGCCAAAGATTTAGACGAACAACAACGCATTGAGATTGAACAATTTATCGAAACGTTAATGACAAAAAATATGTCATCTTAA
- a CDS encoding AraC family transcriptional regulator produces MDVLSEILDKVELTSSYWYRTSFAGDWGISLPQEENLARFHIVTHGEFWYEVPKLKLKALAEQGDILIFFKGMEHTMASAPKIKAEPAVEFRAKANLTEAQVLEYGDQSKLKANVVCGHFCFNGGPDHPFLNSLPNVVHIKSADNSHSPWLAMLLSIIEQEAKSGLPGSNTLVRKLTEIIFVQALRIHMYKSNKNAGFFKLIENPQLSKTLEAIHHSLDKKWGLDDLAGIAGMSRTNYSVKFKELSGMTPLDYLTYCRLEKAKQLLKESGKSVPEVSEAIGYPAHEHFQKLFKKKIGKTPSAYRKENSEKV; encoded by the coding sequence ATGGATGTTCTCAGTGAAATTTTAGATAAGGTAGAGCTTACTAGCAGCTACTGGTATAGAACCTCATTTGCGGGAGACTGGGGCATCAGCCTCCCGCAGGAAGAGAATCTAGCGAGATTTCACATCGTGACTCATGGCGAGTTTTGGTATGAGGTGCCAAAACTTAAACTTAAAGCATTGGCGGAGCAGGGCGATATTTTGATCTTTTTCAAAGGGATGGAGCACACCATGGCCAGTGCACCAAAAATCAAGGCCGAGCCTGCGGTCGAATTTAGAGCTAAAGCCAACCTCACCGAAGCTCAAGTTTTGGAATACGGTGATCAGAGCAAGCTCAAAGCCAACGTCGTTTGCGGACATTTTTGTTTTAATGGCGGACCCGATCATCCATTCTTAAATTCGCTGCCAAATGTCGTGCATATCAAGAGTGCTGATAACTCCCACTCGCCTTGGCTTGCCATGCTTTTAAGTATTATAGAGCAGGAAGCAAAATCAGGGCTTCCTGGAAGCAACACGTTAGTCAGAAAGCTGACCGAAATTATCTTCGTGCAAGCGTTAAGAATCCACATGTACAAATCCAATAAAAATGCTGGATTCTTCAAACTGATCGAAAATCCGCAACTCAGCAAAACCTTGGAAGCTATTCATCATAGTCTCGATAAAAAATGGGGTCTTGACGATCTCGCCGGGATTGCGGGGATGTCGCGTACGAACTACAGCGTCAAATTTAAGGAGCTGTCAGGCATGACACCTCTTGATTATTTAACCTATTGTCGGCTTGAAAAAGCAAAGCAGCTGCTTAAAGAATCCGGTAAGTCTGTTCCCGAAGTGAGTGAAGCCATTGGGTATCCGGCACATGAACACTTTCAAAAGTTGTTTAAGAAAAAAATTGGCAAAACTCCTAGCGCGTACAGAAAAGAAAATTCTGAAAAGGTGTAA
- a CDS encoding IS4 family transposase has translation MARHLPNSGKTDSHYRRLQRFIASAVIDYDQLAILIYRLFGLSKVTLTIDRTNWKWGKSNINIFMLGVVYKGIAIPLYWDMLDKRGNTNHLERAELIERFIKQFGKDNIEMILADREFVGELWFNWLTAHHIPFAIRIKKNSKVVNHHGKLVQIKDLLRHVSHKETYRHGRILIVDGCAVRVFAKRDKDHGLVIVATNQLQTLDAMTIYAKRWEIESLFACLKGRGFNLEETHLTKMDRVSKLVAVNALAFCWAYHVGIHHDKQRPLKRKPKSNGRPQASLFALGLDLLIEGLRLVLLNNDKAVFRQLVSFLTPKPMKIGWC, from the coding sequence ATAGCAAGGCACCTACCTAATAGTGGCAAGACGGACAGTCACTACCGTAGGCTACAGCGATTTATCGCCAGTGCTGTCATCGACTATGACCAATTAGCCATATTGATATATCGGCTATTTGGACTTAGCAAAGTCACCCTTACCATTGACCGCACCAACTGGAAATGGGGGAAAAGCAACATCAACATATTTATGCTAGGGGTGGTCTATAAGGGCATTGCCATACCACTGTACTGGGACATGCTAGACAAACGGGGTAACACAAACCACCTTGAGCGAGCCGAACTCATTGAACGCTTTATCAAGCAGTTTGGTAAAGACAATATTGAGATGATACTGGCAGACAGAGAATTTGTTGGTGAGTTATGGTTTAACTGGCTAACAGCGCATCACATACCCTTTGCCATCCGTATTAAGAAAAACAGCAAAGTTGTGAACCATCACGGCAAACTGGTACAGATTAAAGACTTATTGCGTCATGTCTCCCACAAAGAAACCTATCGACATGGACGGATATTGATAGTCGATGGCTGTGCTGTCCGAGTATTTGCCAAACGTGATAAAGACCATGGTTTAGTGATTGTAGCAACCAATCAGCTACAAACCCTTGATGCGATGACAATTTATGCCAAGCGTTGGGAGATTGAGAGTTTATTTGCTTGTCTTAAAGGTCGTGGTTTTAATCTTGAAGAGACGCATTTGACTAAGATGGATAGGGTGAGTAAGTTAGTGGCAGTCAATGCTTTAGCGTTTTGTTGGGCTTATCATGTCGGTATTCATCATGATAAGCAAAGACCATTAAAACGTAAGCCCAAGTCAAACGGTCGCCCTCAGGCCAGTTTATTTGCATTAGGCTTGGATTTGTTGATTGAGGGCTTGCGTTTGGTGTTGTTGAACAATGATAAAGCCGTATTTCGACAGTTGGTCAGTTTTTTAACCCCCAAACCCATGAAAATTGGTTGGTGCTGA
- a CDS encoding DUF1269 domain-containing protein, with translation MKAQQNILVTIFDVSTEAYKAFTELKAYKSNAETLIAQALLIKKENSVITTVDSLDQGEQISGGAVMGGLFGALLGVLGGPAGLLIGGSLGMVLGSDVGAAASFGQSSLLEYVAQNLKDGEVAILTLVQEQNEQPLNDFFAQYNTHSQRFDVAHVQSEIIAAKEAHDQSVKHLQQVWREQRKADHSSKLDAFRDEINQKFHQLGEKLNLHK, from the coding sequence ATGAAAGCACAACAAAATATTTTAGTCACTATTTTTGATGTATCAACTGAAGCCTACAAAGCCTTTACCGAGCTTAAAGCTTACAAAAGCAACGCTGAAACCTTGATTGCGCAAGCGTTACTCATTAAAAAAGAAAACAGTGTGATCACAACGGTCGATAGCCTAGACCAAGGCGAACAAATTAGTGGTGGGGCGGTTATGGGCGGTCTGTTTGGTGCGTTGCTTGGCGTATTGGGCGGACCTGCAGGCCTGTTAATCGGCGGTTCACTGGGTATGGTACTCGGTAGTGATGTCGGTGCGGCAGCGTCTTTTGGTCAATCATCGTTACTTGAATACGTTGCCCAAAATCTAAAAGACGGTGAAGTGGCGATTTTAACGTTGGTTCAAGAGCAAAACGAGCAACCACTCAACGACTTTTTTGCGCAGTATAACACGCATAGCCAACGCTTTGACGTAGCTCATGTACAAAGTGAAATAATCGCAGCCAAAGAAGCACATGACCAGTCGGTTAAACACTTGCAACAAGTATGGCGTGAACAACGCAAAGCTGACCATTCGTCAAAATTGGACGCATTTCGTGATGAAATAAACCAAAAATTTCATCAATTGGGTGAAAAACTCAATCTCCATAAATAA
- a CDS encoding transposase, with translation MVSQTNYTLTNYAEHHPESISHDRINRYLRHDKLKPKLVWEKVKDDIVLDDDGYLIFDDSILDKNHSHKIELVNRQYSGNAHRIIKGICIVNCIYVNPKTEQYWLIDYRIYDKTTDGKSKLDHLKDMLQHSIEHKQIKFKYVLMDTWYATKDIMLYIDNLQKIYYCPLKSNRKVDDSKGVNPYKAVNELTWTDQEQQNGKLIKIHAFPKDYKVQLFRVVVNENRTDWIVTNDTTQDSSDGTRLVCAIRWKIEQFHRELKQLTGIEANQCRKARIQRNHICCCMLVWLQLARQAKRLKQSLYQVKRGLLSDYLREQLRSPSVVFA, from the coding sequence CTGGTAAGCCAAACCAATTACACCCTTACCAACTACGCAGAACATCATCCTGAATCAATTAGTCATGACCGCATCAATCGATACCTACGTCATGACAAACTAAAACCCAAGCTCGTATGGGAAAAAGTCAAAGACGACATCGTATTAGACGACGATGGCTATCTTATCTTTGATGACAGCATACTTGATAAAAATCATAGTCACAAAATCGAATTGGTTAATCGCCAATACAGTGGCAACGCCCATCGCATTATTAAAGGCATCTGCATCGTTAACTGTATCTATGTCAATCCTAAGACCGAACAATACTGGCTCATTGATTACCGTATTTATGACAAAACCACCGATGGAAAAAGCAAACTTGACCATCTAAAAGACATGCTACAGCACAGTATTGAACACAAACAAATTAAATTCAAATATGTGCTCATGGATACCTGGTATGCCACCAAAGACATCATGCTCTATATTGATAACTTACAAAAAATCTATTATTGTCCTTTAAAATCCAATCGCAAAGTCGATGATTCAAAAGGAGTAAACCCTTACAAAGCAGTCAACGAATTAACTTGGACTGACCAAGAGCAACAAAATGGCAAACTGATTAAAATACATGCCTTTCCTAAAGATTACAAAGTGCAACTGTTCCGAGTAGTGGTTAATGAAAACCGCACGGACTGGATTGTCACCAATGACACCACTCAGGATTCATCAGATGGCACACGATTGGTGTGTGCCATCCGCTGGAAGATTGAGCAGTTTCACCGAGAACTTAAACAACTCACTGGTATTGAAGCTAATCAGTGTCGTAAGGCTCGTATTCAGCGGAATCATATTTGTTGTTGTATGCTGGTTTGGCTGCAGTTAGCCAGACAGGCTAAACGGTTAAAACAATCTTTATATCAGGTTAAAAGGGGTTTACTCAGTGATTATTTGCGTGAGCAGTTACGCTCGCCTTCGGTCGTCTTTGCGTAA